In a genomic window of Onychostoma macrolepis isolate SWU-2019 chromosome 08, ASM1243209v1, whole genome shotgun sequence:
- the LOC131546377 gene encoding protein FAM240B has product MSSALIHDKLFIKSFWEQKINNHSHMTEAEDERMKRSALTKLRDEWLTRLELRTKHLKNFGDNRGGNPALN; this is encoded by the exons ATGAGTTCTGCTCTCATTCATGACAAACTCTTCATCAAGTCATTCTGGGAGCAAAAGATCAACAATCACAGTCACATGACAGAAGCTGAAGACGAGAGGATGAAGAGGAGCGCTCTCACCAA GCTGCGTGACGAGTGGCTCACCAGACTGGAGCTTCGGACCAAACATCTGAAGAATTTTGGCGACAATCGCGGGGGAAATCCAGCCCTGAACTAA
- the srp19 gene encoding signal recognition particle 19 kDa protein, with protein sequence MAHLTTNPAEKERFMCIYPSYINSKKTIAEGRRIPAEKAVENPSCVEIRDVLTAAGVNVLVENKMYPREWNRDVQFRGRVRIQLKLEDGSLCQDKFASRKDVMFYVAEMIPKLKSRTQKSGGAEAGSQQGEGGKKGKKKKK encoded by the exons ATGGCGCATTTAACGACAAACCCGGCGGAGAAAGAGCG GTTTATGTGCATCTATCCGTCATACATCAACAGTAAAAAGACAATAGCAGAAGGCAGAAGAATACCTGCAGAGAAG gcTGTGGAGAACCCGTCGTGTGTTGAGATCCGGGACGTTCTCACCGCCGCTGGAGTCAATGTTCTGGTGGAG AACAAGATGTATCCGCGCGAGTGGAACCGAGACGTTCAGTTCAGAGGAAGAGTGCGGATTCAGCTCAAACTCGAGGATGGAAGTCTGTGCCAAGACAAGTTTGCATCTA GGAAAGATGTGATGTTTTATGTGGCGGAGATGATCCCGAAACTGAAGAGCAGAACGCAGAAGAGCGGCGGAGCCGAGGCCGGATCGCAGCAGGGAGAAGGAGGCAAGAAagggaagaagaagaagaagtag
- the zgc:101664 gene encoding shieldin complex subunit 3 isoform X1: MSEDVKIPDFQIVVSQTNIVQQTIHQWKDYLFSFQDVSVYFRPPLEVRDVVLLTHRVLQEFPSRVLPQFKPWFPSASDAHKPIKPLKPAPLISSSDLQSVSLRLEEPADASDRREPIESDAKRSKRSWCVITDRSAPLKITRSFSRLFRKTIEKHGLHLHQRVRWVVCERNCGARSMEELWLDLNRAIRRSRMPTCNANYQRALPQIWLYCDVFYSEYIGNFLKQEFQLSGQITLTAHKLGDIVKL, from the exons ATGTCAGAGGATGTGAAG attccagattttcaaatagttgtatctcagacaaatattgtccaacaaaccatacatcaatggaaagattatttattcagctttcag GATGTGAGTGTGTATTTCCGTCCGCCGCTGGAGGTCAGAGACGTGGTTCTCCTCACACACAGAGTCCTGCAGGAGTTTCCCAGCAGAGTTCTGCCCCAATTCAAACCCTGGTTCCCGTCCGCGTCTGACGCCCACAAACCCATCAAACCCCTCAAACCTGCTCCTCTGATCTCCTCCTCTGATCTGCAGAGCGTCTCGCTGCGTCTGGAGGAACCGGCGGACGCTTCAGACCGGAGGGAACCCATCGAGAGCGACGCCAAGAGATCCAAACGCTCGTGGTGCGTGATCACGGACAGAAGCGCACCGCTGAAGATCACACGCTCCTTCTCAAGACTGTTTCGCAAGACCATCGAGAAACACGGACTGCATCTGCATCAGAGAGTCAGATGGGTGGTGTGTGAGAGAAACTGTGGCGCTCGGAGCATGGAGGAGCTTTGGCTGGATCTGAACCGCGCCATCAGACGCTCACGAATGCCCACCTGCAACGCTAACTACCAGAGAGCGCTGCCTCAGATCTGGCTCTACTGCGACGTCTTCTACTCCGAATATATCGGCAATTTCTTAAAACAGGAGTTCCAGCTCTCAGGACAGATCACCTTAACAGCCCATAAACTTGGAGACATTGTTAAGTTATAG
- the zgc:101664 gene encoding shieldin complex subunit 3 isoform X2: MSEDVKDVSVYFRPPLEVRDVVLLTHRVLQEFPSRVLPQFKPWFPSASDAHKPIKPLKPAPLISSSDLQSVSLRLEEPADASDRREPIESDAKRSKRSWCVITDRSAPLKITRSFSRLFRKTIEKHGLHLHQRVRWVVCERNCGARSMEELWLDLNRAIRRSRMPTCNANYQRALPQIWLYCDVFYSEYIGNFLKQEFQLSGQITLTAHKLGDIVKL; this comes from the exons ATGTCAGAGGATGTGAAG GATGTGAGTGTGTATTTCCGTCCGCCGCTGGAGGTCAGAGACGTGGTTCTCCTCACACACAGAGTCCTGCAGGAGTTTCCCAGCAGAGTTCTGCCCCAATTCAAACCCTGGTTCCCGTCCGCGTCTGACGCCCACAAACCCATCAAACCCCTCAAACCTGCTCCTCTGATCTCCTCCTCTGATCTGCAGAGCGTCTCGCTGCGTCTGGAGGAACCGGCGGACGCTTCAGACCGGAGGGAACCCATCGAGAGCGACGCCAAGAGATCCAAACGCTCGTGGTGCGTGATCACGGACAGAAGCGCACCGCTGAAGATCACACGCTCCTTCTCAAGACTGTTTCGCAAGACCATCGAGAAACACGGACTGCATCTGCATCAGAGAGTCAGATGGGTGGTGTGTGAGAGAAACTGTGGCGCTCGGAGCATGGAGGAGCTTTGGCTGGATCTGAACCGCGCCATCAGACGCTCACGAATGCCCACCTGCAACGCTAACTACCAGAGAGCGCTGCCTCAGATCTGGCTCTACTGCGACGTCTTCTACTCCGAATATATCGGCAATTTCTTAAAACAGGAGTTCCAGCTCTCAGGACAGATCACCTTAACAGCCCATAAACTTGGAGACATTGTTAAGTTATAG